One stretch of Tachysurus fulvidraco isolate hzauxx_2018 chromosome 12, HZAU_PFXX_2.0, whole genome shotgun sequence DNA includes these proteins:
- the LOC125146080 gene encoding DNA-directed RNA polymerase II subunit RPB1-like, translating to MSSQPQGQPIRPGHTIWISRSTPYRRPVPAEVMASYRRYHLRHLSQEFCSFLERLSSPTLPDHPLLPFNIVQTSLTRSSSTQAPLPPILVDQRTETDGCPHAEPCCPRLTTPASPPSISSPPIAYIRPLAAPTSSPRVSSPHFGYIPSLSPSLASSPSNSEPGSPGFVPSSPSPRPGSPDYTPTSPRPDSSVCLQ from the exons atga GTTCTCAGCCTCAGGGTCAGCCAATTCGTCCTGGTCACACCATCTGGATTTCCCGGTCTACTCCCTATAGGCGGCCAGTTCCTGCTGAGGTCATGGCCAGTTATCGCCGTTATCATCTGCGTCATCTTTCTCAGGAGTTCTGCTCTTTCCTGGAGCGCCTGTCCTCCCCTACACTCCCAGAtcatcctctcttgccttttaaCATTGTGCAGACGTCTTTGACTCGCTCTTCTTCTACTCAAGCACCTCTGCCCCCTATCCTGGTGGATCAACGGACAGAAACAGATGGTTGTCCTCATGCTGAACCCTGTTGCCCTAGGCTGACAACTCCTGCCTCTCCTCCAAGTATCTCTTCTCCTCCCATTGCCTATATTCGTCCCCTGGCAGCTCCTACCTCTTCTCCTCGTGTCTCATCTCCTCATTTTGGCTAcattccctctctttctcctagTTTGGCTTCTTCTCCCTCTAACTCTGAGCCTGGTTCCCCAGGCTTTGTTCCCTCTTCCCCTTCTCCTAGGCCTGGATCCCCAGACTATACTCCCACTTCTCCCAGGCCTGATAGCTCTGTTTGTTTGCAATAA